From Triticum urartu cultivar G1812 chromosome 2, Tu2.1, whole genome shotgun sequence, a single genomic window includes:
- the LOC125538149 gene encoding protein NRT1/ PTR FAMILY 8.3-like: MDAMERGQGSPRLPKSRGSKIDEESLRVPLIESKKTGSRAPAVVLGFECLESTAFNGVATNLVLYLESVLHGSGLASASNVTTWIGTSFLTPVLGAILADTFWGNYNTILVSLVVYLLGMMLITFSALLPTTELCGLGSSCHPMFGAHTVAFSGLYLVAFGSGGVRAALLPFGAEQFDDDNAVDRERKMAFFSWFYICVDFGMIVSGLFLVWIQQNVSWGLGFGIATACIALAFVGFVLFTPMYKRSMPTGSPFKSLCQVLVAACRKVTLRVPADAAVLYEVSDKIDQPRIAHTKEFTFLDKAAVVADSDLEEVTNVDAAAAAAGSWRLCTVTQVEELKILMRLLPIWATSIVLSAAYAQLNTTFVQQGSAMDMWVMSFTIPAASMVSFEVICVLAWVLLYGSVIVPALRRLSPASGEPSQLRRMGAGRLLMAFAMAVAALVEMRRLEAAGSGESISIGWQMPQYFVLAGGEVFCYIAQLEFFYSEAPESMKSMCTSFALLTVALGSYASSLIYAVVDALTATGGRPGWISDNLNEGHLDYFFWTMAALCTLNFVVYSAFARNYQVKTVVS, encoded by the exons ATGGACGCCATGGAAAGAGGACAGGGCTCGCCGCGGCTGCCAAAG AGCCGGGGCTCAAAGATCGACGAGGAAAGCCTCAGGGTGCCGCTGATAGAGAGCAAGAAAACCGGCAGCCGGGCGCCGGCGGTGGTCCTCGGGTTCGAGTGCCTCGAGAGCACGGCCTTCAACGGCGTCGCCACCAACCTGGTGCTGTACCTGGAGAGTGTCCTGCACGGCAGCGGCCTCGCCAGCGCCTCCAACGTCACCACCTGGATCGGCACCAGCTTCCTCACGCCCGTCCTCGGCGCCATCCTCGCCGACACCTTCTGGGGCAACTACAACACCATCCTCGTCTCCCTCGTCGTCTACCTTCTG GGTATGATGCTCATCACCTTCTCTGCGCTCCTGCCGACCACCGAGCTGTGCGGGCTGGGCTCGTCGTGCCACCCGATGTTCGGCGCGCACACCGTCGCCTTCTCCGGCCTCTACCTCGTGGCGTTCGGCAGCGGCGGCGTGCGCGCGGCGCTGCTGCCGTTCGGCGCGGAGCAGTTCGACGACGACAACGCCGTGGACCGGGAGCGGAAGATGGCATTCTTCAGCTGGTTCTACATCTGCGTCGACTTCGGCATGATCGTGTCCGGGCTCTTCCTCGTGTGGATCCAGCAGAACGTCAGCTGGGGCCTCGGCTTCGGCATCGCCACGGCCTGCATCGCGCTCGCCTTCGTCGGCTTCGTGCTTTTCACGCCCATGTACAAGCGCAGCATGCCGACCGGCAGCCCGTTCAAGAGCCTGTGCCAGGTCCTGGTCGCCGCGTGCAGGAAGGTCACCCTCCGCGTCcccgccgacgccgccgtcctCTACGAGGTCAGCGACAAGATCGACCAGCCCAGGATCGCGCACACCAAGGAGTTCACGTTCCTCGACAAGGCGGCCGTGGTCGCGGACTCGGACCTGGAGGAGGTGACGAACGTCGACGCCGCGGCGGCGGCCGCGGGCTCGTGGAGGCTGTGCACGGTGACGCAGGTGGAGGAGCTCAAGATCCTGATGCGGCTGCTGCCGATCTGGGCGACGAGCATCGTGCTGTCCGCGGCGTACGCGCAGCTCAACACCACGTTCGTGCAGCAGGGCAGCGCCATGGACATGTGGGTCATGTCCTTCACCATCCCGGCCGCGTCCATGGTGTCCTTCGAGGTGATCTGCGTCCTGGCGTGGGTGCTGCTCTACGGCTCGGTGATCGTGCCGGCGCTCAGGAGACTGTCCCCAGCGAGCGGCGAGCCGTCGCAGCTGCGGCGGATGGGCGCCGGGCGGCTGCTCATGGCGTTCGCGATGGCCGTGGCGGCACTGGTGGAGATGAGGAGGCTGGAGGCCGCCGGGAGCGGGGAGTCGATCAGCATCGGGTGGCAGATGCCGCAGTACTTCGTGCTGGCCGGCGGGGAGGTGTTCTGCTACATCGCGCAGCTGGAGTTCTTCTACAGCGAGGCGCCGGAGTCGATGAAGAGCATGTGCACGTCCTTCGCGCTGCTCACCGTGGCGCTGGGCAGCTACGCGAGCTCGCTGATCTACGCCGTGGTGGACGCGCTCACGGCCACCGGCGGCCGGCCTGGGTGGATATCGGACAACCTCAACGAGGGGCACCTCGACTACTTCTTCTGGACCATGGCGGCGCTGTGCACGCTCAACTTCGTCGTGTACAGCGCCTTCGCTAGGAACTACCAGGTGAAGACGGTCGTGTCGTGA